The window GCCCGGTCTGCTCTGGCTGCCACCCGAGCGGGCGCCAGGTCTGCTTGCGGCAGAACCATTAGCTGATCCGCCGGCTCCGCCTGGCCGGTTACCCTGCGCACCTTTTGCATATCCGCCAGTTCTATTCCCTTGAGAACCGTTAGCACTCGCGCCAGGTTTGCCTGTTCCCGTGTTCCGTGCTCCTGCAGGTCTGTCGTTTGCGCTTCCGCTAACCCGGCCGCCACTTCTGCTGCCCAAGTCCGGACTGGCTTGACCGTTTGTTCCACTCTTCGGCTTGTTCCCTTGCGTGAACCATTCCGATTTCGGCTTGCGCGGCGGATTCGTTTTGGATTTTGCTGCCGGTTTAGCCGGTGCTTTAGCCGGACGGTCATTCAGCAGCGCCAGAGTGCTTTTGGACATCGGATAGTCATGTTCCTTGATTTCCGGAATCGTCTTTCCGATCAGCTTCTGGATATCCTTCAGGTAAGGAATCTCTTCCTCTTCACACAGGGAAATGGCAACTCCGCTCATTCCCGCACGGCCGGTACGGCCAATACGGTGGACATAGGTTTCCGGAATGTTCGGCAGGTTAAAGTTGATGACATGGGACAGCTCATCAATATCGATCCCCCGGGCAGCGATGTCAGTTGCCACAAGCACGCGTGTCGCCCCGCTCTTGAAATTGCGCAGCGCATTCTGGCGGTCATTCTGCGACTTGTTGCCGTGAATCGCTTGAGCCGTAATATTGATTTTGGCCAAATCACGGGTCACCCGGTCAGCGCCGCGTTTGGTGCGGGTGAAGACCAGTGCCGACACAATCGATTGGTCCTGCAGCAGGCGGTTCAGCTGATTCTGCTTATTGCCGTTCTGCAGCAAATATACAGACTGTTCGATACGGTCTACCGTGGA of the Paenibacillus pedocola genome contains:
- a CDS encoding DEAD/DEAH box helicase; protein product: MTFNELKLNPAILKALSLENYTSPTPIQEEAIPAALAGRDVLGCAQTGTGKTAAFSLPIIQLLSQQPAVTGGKRRIRSLILTPTRELALQIYENIQAYSKFTGIRSTAIVGGVSQKAQERALSQGADILIATPGRLIDLIAQKHVDLQYVQILVLDEADRMLDMGFIHDVKRIIAKMPSKKQTLFFSATMPSEISQLIKTLLVNPVKIEITPVSSTVDRIEQSVYLLQNGNKQNQLNRLLQDQSIVSALVFTRTKRGADRVTRDLAKINITAQAIHGNKSQNDRQNALRNFKSGATRVLVATDIAARGIDIDELSHVINFNLPNIPETYVHRIGRTGRAGMSGVAISLCEEEEIPYLKDIQKLIGKTIPEIKEHDYPMSKSTLALLNDRPAKAPAKPAAKSKTNPPRKPKSEWFTQGNKPKSGTNGQASPDLGSRSGGRVSGSANDRPAGARNTGTGKPGASANGSQGNRTGGYAKGAQGNRPGGAGGSANGSAASRPGARSGGSQSRPGGQSSSNRNGNKAPVNAGRMQ